A section of the Cinclus cinclus chromosome 27, bCinCin1.1, whole genome shotgun sequence genome encodes:
- the GOLT1A gene encoding vesicle transport protein GOT1A has protein sequence MVSLSDFQRIGVGLVGFGLFFLLFGILLYFDAVLLAFGNLLFLSGLVFIIGFRRTFTFFFQRPKLKGTSFFFGGLVVVLMRWPILGMLLEAYGFISLFKSFFPVAFGFLGSLANIPLLSQLLQKMGDSGSMV, from the exons ATGGTGTCCCTGAGCGACTTCCAGA GGATCGGAGTGGGCCTGGTCGGCTTCggcctcttcttcctcctctttggGATCCTGCTGTACTTTGACGCAGTGCTCCTGGCTTTTGGGAAC ctcctcttcctctcagGCTTGGTCTTCATCATCGGCTTCCGAAGGaccttcaccttcttcttccaGCGGCCCAAGCTGAAGGGCACCAGCTTCTTCTTCGGGGGGCTCGTCGTGGTCCTCATGCGCTGGCCAAtcctggggatgctgctggaggCCTACGGCTTCATCTCCCTCTTCAA GAGCTTCTTCCCGGTGGCTTTCGGGTTTTTGGGCTCTTTGGCAAACATCCCCCTGCTGAGCCAG ctcctgcagaaaaTGGGGGACAGCGGCTCCATGGTGTGA
- the REN gene encoding renin: MAVPPSRRLQPYLLLLAVTCGATFVPCPAQALQRIALRRMPSIRQTLQEMGVKVREVFPELPRATRGGGDGPRNGTAPTLLTNYLDTQYFGEISIGTPAQTFKVVFDTGSANLWVPSYKCSPLYSACVSHSRYDSSKSRTYIANGTGFAIRYGTGSVKGVLSQDVVMVSDIPIIQVFAEATALPAFPFIFARFDGVLGMGYPSQAIDGITPVFDRILAQHILQEDSFSVYYSRASKNAPLKPGGEIILGGSDPAYYTGDFHYLNVSRSGFWQISMKGVSVGAEILFCREGCSVAVDTGASYITGPAGPVSVLMKAIGATEVAEGEYVVDCEQVPQLPNISFHLGGKVYGLSGPAYVLRQSQYGEDVCVVAFSGLDIPPPAGPLWILGATFIGHYYTKFDRRHNRIGFATAR; the protein is encoded by the exons ATGGCGGTGCCACccagcaggaggctgcagccgtacctgctgctcctggccgTCACCTGCGGCGCCACTTTTGTCCCCTGTCCAGCCCAGGCTTTGCAGAG GATCGCTCTGCGGAGGATGCCCTCCATCCGCCAGACGCTGCAGGAGATGGGGGTGAAGGTGCGGGAGGTGTTCCCGGAGCTTCCCCGGGCCACACGCGGAGGAGGGGACGGTCCCCGCAACGGGACAGCTCCCACCCTCCTCACCAACTACCTGGAT ACCCAATATTTTGGAGAGATCAGCATCGGGACCCCCGCGCAGACCTTCAAGGTGGTCTTTGACACTGGCTCGGCCAACCTGTGGGTGCCATCCTACAAGTGCTCCCCCCTCTACAGCGCCTGTG tgtcccacaGCCGCTACGACTCCTCCAAGTCGCGCACCTACATCGCCAACGGCACCGGCTTCGCCATCCGCTACGGCACCGGCAGCGTCAAAGGCGTCCTCAGCCAGGACGTTGTCATG GTGTCGGACATCCCGATCATCCAGGTGTTCGCCGAGGCCACGGCCCTGCCCGCCTTCCCCTTCATCTTCGCCAGGTTTGATGGGGTGCTGGGCATGGGCTACCCCAGCCAGGCCATCGATGGCATCACCCCCGTGTTCGACCGAATCCTGGCCCAGCACATCCTCCAGGAGGACTCGTTCTCCGTCTACTACAGCCG CGCTTCCAA GAATGCTCCCCTGAAACCCGGCGGGGAAATCATCCTGGGAGGCAGCGACCCAGCCTATTACACCGGTGACTTCCACTACCTGAACGTGAGCAGGAGCGGCTTCTGGCAGATCAGCATGAAGGg GGTGTCCGTAGGTGCCGAGATCCTGTTCTGCAGGGAAGGCTGCTCAGTGGCCGTGGACACGGGGGCCTCCTACATCACCGGCCCAGCTGGCCCCGTGTCCGTGCTCATGAAAGCCATCGGGGCCACCGAGGTGGCCGAAGGAGAG TACGTGGTGGACTGTGAGCAGGTGCCCCAGCTGCCCAACATCTCCTTTCACCTGGGAGGGAAGGTCTATGGCCTCAGCGGCCCGGCCTACGTGCTGCGG CAATCCCAGTACGGGGAGGACGTGTGCGTGGTGGCTTTCTCCGGGCTGGACATCCCCCCTCCGGCCGGACCCCTCTGGATCCTGGGGGCCACCTTCATCGGGCACTACTACACCAAATTCGACCGACGCCACAACCGCATCGGCTTCGCCACCGCCCGCTGA